The Leptospira neocaledonica DNA window TCAAAAAAATGAAAACAGAGAAGATTGATCTATTCCAAATCCATAATTTACTAGATACTCAAACTCATCTCAAAACATTAAGAGGCTTAAAAGAAAAAGGGAAAATCCGTTATATCGGTTTAACCCATTTTACCACGTCTGCGTTTTCTGAGATGGAAAGGATCTCTGAAAAAGAAAAACCTGACTTCTTACAGATACCTTATTCTATTCAAACGCGTGAAGCAGAGAATAGAATTTTGCCTTTTGCTCAGGAACATGGGATCGCAGTCCTGATCAATCGTCCTTTCGAAGAAGGGGGACTTTTTAGAAATACAAAAGGAAAAATTTTGCCGGAGTATTTTAAGGAATGGGATTGTTCTTCTTTTGCTCAAGCCTTCTTAAAATATATTCTTTCTCATCCCGCTGTGACTTGCGCGATCCCTGCGACTTCTAAGATTTCCCATCTTAAAGATAATATGGGCGCCGGTATTGGCAGATTTCCGGAAGGGAAAGAGAGAAAAGTTTTCTTATCCAACCTTCTAGACGCAATGGACTGAAATTTCCTTCACGTTATAGATTTTACACTTTCCATTCGGAAAGCGGGGAGTACAATATTACCTCTTCTGGAGGAGTCTATGTCGGAACCGCTTTGGAGAACTCACCCTTTGGCCTGGAAGGCATCGGGAGCTTTCTTTGAATGGAAAAAAAGGAAACTATTCTATCGAATAGGTGGAGAAGGAGAAGCACTTCTTCTTTTACACGGCTTTCCCACTTCTTCCTGGGACTGGAAGGATGTATGGGAATCTCTTACTCATCAGTACAAAGTTTTGACCTTAGATTATCTAGGCTTTGGTTTTTCCGAAAAACCGAAAGACGGACATTATTCTATTTATGAATACGCTGACCAAGCGGAGTTCTTCTTGCAAGAACAAGGGATCAAAAAGGTACATCTTCTCGCTCATGACCTAGGAGATACTGTAGCACAAGAATTAGTTGCAAGATTCAGGGAGAAATTATCCGGACAGAGAATTGGTGGACCTGATCTGGAGTCTGTGTTCTTTCTAAACGGCGGGATCTTTCCGGAAACACATAGACCTAGAACAGTACAAAAATTATTAAACGGCCCTCTGGGATTTTTATTCTCACGTTTAGTGAACAAGACCTCCTTCCAAAAAAGTTTTTCAGAAGTATTTGGACCGAATACCAAACCTCACCAAGATGAGTTGGATGGATTTTGGGAATGTGTGAATAACGGAGGTGGGAAGGCGATTTATCATAAATTGATAAGATACATGAGAGAAAGAAAAATTTTCAGAGATAGATGGGTCGGAGCAATTCTGGACAGCCCGATCCCGTACGCATTGGCCGACGGTTTAGAAGACCCCGTCAGCGGTAGACATGTGGTGGACCGATTGAGAGAGATGAGACCGGACGCAAAAGTGTACGAACTCTCCGGTATAGGACATTATCCTCAAACAGAAGCTGCAGACCAGGTTTTAAAAGTGTACTCGAACTTCAGATCGAAACTTTGATATTTCTCAGATAGTTTGGTGACCGGATTTATTTCCTTGAAAAAAGGAAGAAATCTGCCAAACTGTAAAGAAAGCGAAAGATTTGATGGGTAAGGTTGCATACAATAATCCTCGTTTTTTCGATTTTGTATACGACGACTTTTTATGCGCGGCGGTGGACTCTCACATCGCTCAATCCGGAGTCTTATTTCATTCTCTTACCAAAGAAAGTGTTTGGGAACTTTTCGAGATCACCGGGGTTCTGGCAGAACTTAAAAAAAGAGGATACGATTCTTTCCAACTGGATCTTTCCGGAAGTGACGACACTTACCAAAAACTCATTCTCACTTATCAGAACGAAATTATAGTTCATCTACGTTTGAGCATCCAAGAATATAGGATCCGTCTCAACGATTACTTCTTCAAAGAAAAATACCTGGTTGTGAATTGGCTCCAGACACGTCATCCGAAACAGGAAGGACGAGACCCCGCTCGTTTGTATCCGGGGCAAGATGTTCCTGGACTTGGGATTTTTCCGGAGATGTCGGACCTGATCGGGTTTCTGATCATCTCTCTCCGATTGAATGGAGCAGTGATACGTCCCGAGTATTTTCATGACGCAGTACTCTTCTCCCGTAAATTCCATTTTTTAGAAGCGGATTCCAAGGCTCTTTACCAGGCTCTGAGAACTACTTTCCCAAAACATTCTATCCGAGCCATCTCCACACTATTGCAACACGGAAAGATCGTAGATGCTAAACGGGGAGTGATCGAATGGAAACCGATAGAGATGATTTTCTTTTTGGAAAAATCTTTAAACTTCTTCGTGTTCAATCGTAAATTCGAGAAGAAGGTTTCCAAGATACTTTCTACCTATAAACTCTCTCTGGTCGAAGGTGCCGAGGCAGAGTTAGGACTAAATACTTAGCACTATTTTGAACGAGTGTTACGCGATTATTTTTTCGTAGGAAAACCATTTTCTTCTCCCGTCTTATCCATTTATAGTATAGGTTTGGCCATTATTCTAATGTCCGGAGGGTCCTCGTGGAGAAAAGAAAACAGGTAAGGGTCGTCCCTTTCCCTAAACAACCAGTTCAACTCCAATTGATGGGAAACGGTTTTTTAGATATCCTCGTAGCCCAGGACGTTAGCGAGGGAGGGATCGCAGTTCGTGTACCTCATAAATTTGATGGCTGTGATATTCATTCCAGCGTGGAAATTGTGGTTTCTCTGCCCGGATATAAACCATTTAAAGCATTAGGTAAAATTACACACTTAAGCGCATCCAAGGAAGCACAGGGTCTTTTCGGTCTCCAATTCACGCAAATCGACGTAAAAGGTAAGGGATTTCTTCTCGATTATGTCAAAAAACTGACCTCACTCCGCAGAATGGCAGGTTAATTGGCCAAGTCAGTCATCGGAATTTCTTTCCAGCGTAATCCGACTGTAACCATTTAGGATGATAGATAGAAGCATCCTAACAAGGAAAAGAAGGACGACAATGGGATCAGGAACAGTCCAAAAAAAGCAAAAAGTAGAACGTAAGCTTGAAGTAAGGATCGCAGAGAACCAACTCGAGATCGAAAGAACTTTAGCTCTTCGTTATGATGTATTCAATCTGGAGTTGGGAGAAGGTTTACCTCAATCCGCAGCTACACGTAAAGACAGAGATGAATACGATTTATTTTGCGACCACCTTATCGTAGTGGATAAGAATAGAGACGACATGATTGTCGGAACCTATCGAATCCTACGCCGTAGCGTTGCTAAGGCGAATCTGGGATTCTACTCCGATAACGAATTCGATATCACTAAAATTTACGAATTAGAAAGGGAACCTGCAGAGATCGGACGCAGCTGTGTTCATCCTGAATACAGAGACGGATCCGTGATTTCTCTTCTTTGGGGCGGACTCGCTCAATATATGAAGAAGAACAATATCGGATACCTTTTCGGTTGCGGTTCAGTTCACAGCACGGATGCTCAATCTGCAAATGAAGTTTATGCATTCTTGAAAGATAAACAAGCTCTCGCTGGAGAAGCTTTCGACGTAAAACCTCTTCCAGGATTCGAGATGCCAGGTTTCGATCAGAACTACAGTCCTGAAGATATCAAAGAAGTTTCTAAAAGAATCCCTGCATTGATTAAAGGTTATATTAGAGCCGGATCAACAATCTGCGGAATTCCAGCATTGGATGCAGTTTTCAAGACTACCGACTTCTTTATCATTTTCGATATCAAAGACATCGAAGCAAGATACAGCAAACATTACCTAGAATAGAACTTAGGAAACTTTAGTTTTTTCGTAAGGACGGGTCTCAAATGAGGCCCGTTTTTGTTTTTAGCCCCATTTCAGCGCTTAAATATGGGCCGATACACCTTGACCGTTTGGGCTTTCGATTTTTTTCTATACTAAATTAGCCTCAAACAAGCGAAACCCATTGGGTCCCTCATGAATCAAATTGATTTCCAACATCCCTCTTTTAAGGACCAGATCCGGTTTTATGTATTGGTCTTTCTGTCCTTTTTGGTCATGAGTTTGGGGTATTATTTAGGGATTTCTTCTTATATTCTAGGTTGGTTTGCTTTCTGTATCTCTGCATTCTCCGTGGCAGGTAATGATGCTGTCCAAACTGTGGGCACATTCATAGAAAGTAAAAAATCAGTACATTGGTTCCCGAAACTTGCTGCCTTGGGTGGACTTCTTGCTTTGGTGTTTGGATACGCTTGGTGGTCAGGTAGCGGAGAAGTTCATTTTCACAGGTTGGATAATTTTACACCTCCTGCAGAATATAATTTTCTACAATTGATTGCACCTATCGTTCTAGTAGTGATCACTAGAATGAAATCTCCGATCTCAACCACATTTTTGATCCTGGGATTATTCGGCGGGCAGAATATAGAGAAGATGCTGACTAAATCCTTTTTAGGATACATGATTGCATTTATCACCGCGTTGGTCGTCTGGGGGATCTTAGTAAAAGTAGATCCGAAAGAATATTATGACGACCATATGCCCGATCCAAGAACCGAAAGAAAATGGGCGATCTTACAATGGTTTTCCACTTTGTTTTTATGGGCAGCATGGCTTGCGCAAGATGCCGCTAATATAGTGGTCTATCTTCCTAGACAATTGAATTGGATGGAACTTGCCGGAGCTGTTTCTATTCTGATCGGGGCTCTTGGAATCATATTATATACGAATGGCGGGACCATCCAAGAGATAGTGACGGAGAAGTCTGACATCCAATGGTCCAAAGCGGCAACTATCGTAGATCTAGTATATGCGAGTATTTTAATATTCTTCCAAAAGATCAGCAATATGCCTATGTCCACCACCTGGGTTTTCTTGGGAATGCTTGCGGGAAGAGAAATCGTTTTAAATTTCCTTACCTACAGGGATGCTCCCTATTTGGAAACATTCCGCAAAGTAGGTAAGGATGTACTTCTTGCATCTATCGGGATTGCGATAAGTATTTTTATATTCTTACTCGCTTCTCAGTTTTATCCGGAAAAGACTTCGTTTATTCCTAAATTCCTGAAGTAATTTCGATCATTTTACACAGCATTTTCGATTCTATAGATGCATGATTTGGCGATAGCAGTGCTATCGATTAGATATGCTGTACAATCCTTTGTCCAACGATCGAGTTGGTTGTTTTGTTTCAATTTAGTTAAAGCTTTCTCATACAACATACTACATAGATATCTCGAAGTAATGATCATCAAATTTTCTGCGACCCTTTCTTTAGCTTGATCGTCTTCGATTGCTCTGAATTTCGTTATTGCATCTTCGAATATTTTGGATTGTTCAGTGAGGAATTTAGAAGGCGATTTTATTTCCGCGTTAATTGATTCCAAATATTTTTTAAAATTTCCATCTCCAGTCATTCCCGCCACGATTGCTCCGACTGCAATTCGAACATGGATCTGGCTTGTTCCTTCGTAGATCGTATTGATTCTAGAATCTCTAAATATTCTAGCCACATCGTAGTCTTCCGTATAACCGGCTCCACCATGAATTTGGATGGCTAGGCCCGCACATTTATGACCTTCTTCCGAACAATAGTATTTTGCGATAGGGGTTAAGACTGAAGCTAGATTTCCCCATTTTTTTACTCTTTCGTCTTTTCGGATTTCTCTATCTTCTTTATTTCCTTTTTCCAGGCGGATCTGGTGATGCTGATACATATCTACAACGCGGGCGGTTTCAAACGTAAGAAGTCTAGATGCGTTCACTTCTCTTTGGATTTTGTGAAGCATTTCGGCAACTGCAGGAATTTCTGCGATCGGTTTTCCGAACTGTTGTCTTTCTTCGGCATATTTTCGAGATTCATAATATGCTCCGGCCCCGGCACCTGGACCACATGCCGCACTCCCGAGTCTCATAAAATTTGTCATACCAGTAGTGTATCTGGTGAGGCCGAGACCTTCTTGCCCTAAGAGTTCACCGTAACTGTTTTCATATACTACTTCGCAGGTAGGAGATGCATGGATTCCCATTTTTGTTTCAATACCTGCAATCGTTACATCAGAACTTTTTACCAAGAATACGGATAATCCCCGAGCTCCTCCGTTACCTGTTCGTGCAAGAGTCAATAGACTGGAAGGATAGGGCCCGAGTCCGCAACCTTGGGATATAAAACGTTTTGTTCCGTTTAGACGATAATGTCCGTCTTCCATTTTTACAGCAGTCGTTCTGACATTATTTAGGTCGGACCCGAAATCCGGTTCGGTAAGAGACATTGCAAAAAGAGTTTCTCCAGTTGCTGCCTTTGCCGCAAAATTTTCTATCTGTTCTTCTGTCCCGTACCTGGAAACAATTTGAGCCAAATTCAATAGAGCAACGGTCATACAAAAAGAAACATCCGCTCTTGCCATGATCATTCCGTAAAATGCACTCATGGTTCCTGGTAGTCCTAATCCTCCTGCTTCTCTCGAAATAGAAAAAGGCATGAGTCCTGTGTCGCGGAATTTCTCGTATATCGATGTAGTTTCGTCCGGAAAGATTACTGTTCCATTTTCGTAGCGCAGATGTTTCCTATCCATGATACTAGAAAGTTGAGAAACGTCTTTTCCGAAAAATTCACCCAATGATTCAAGACTCGATCTATATAGTTCTACCGCTTCTTCGACGCTTGAGGGAGCCATTTCATATCTTGGGTTATTCGTTTTTTTATAAAGTTCGTGGTCGAAAAATTCTTCGCCTTCTGTTGATTTTACGATCGAAGACCAATCAATTAAGTGTTCAAAAAATAATTTTAAATCTTCGTCGTCTGTAAAATAATTATTAGCTATCATATTCCCTCTTTTATCTATGCAATCGCAGAGACTTTATTTTCTTTTCCTATACTGTAAGCGGCATTCAATCCTTCTAAAAATGCCCTCTCTGCATCAATTCCTTTGGAATCCTTTGCCCCACCGATAATAAATATTTGTTTTTGTGGGTGTAAAGATTTATAGCTCTCATAGAGAGAACTTTCTTTTTCCTGTCCTACACACAGGACCAAGGAATCGCATGGATAAAGAACTTCCTCTCCGTTTTTCAAGGTTACCTTAAGACCGTCTTTCGTGATTTCCTTATAGTTGAGTCCCTGAAAGAATTCTACTCCGGAAGCTTCTAATTCTTGTTTGAGAGCCCAAAAAGTAGTAGGTCCGAGACCGGCACCATGTTTTCCGCTTCTCCTAAAAATCGCAACATCTCTTTCCGATTTATGAGGTTGGATAACCGCATTCGTAAACGAACTGATATTATATTTTTTTGAATAAGATTCGAGACTAGGATCGTTTTCTTCAGTCAGTTTATGAGCCACATCAACGCCTATCCCGCCTCCACCGATCACAGCTACTTTTTTCCCCGCTTTGAATTTACCGTTCAAATAGTCCGTGTAATTTCCTGCCGGAAGAATATCAATACCGGGCAGAGTAAATTCTCTCGGTTTAACACCTGTTGCAAATATAATCGCATCTGGATTCAATTCTTCAAGTAGCTTTAGATCGCAATTTGTATTTAAACGGATATCTACTCCGAGTGCCGGAAGTTCGTTTTTGAAATAACGGAGTGTTTCTTTAAATTCAGATTTACCTGGTATATTAGAAGCAAATAGGAATTGTCCTCCTAACTCGTCCGCTTTTTCAAGAAGTATAACTTCATGGCCAAAAGAAGCACTGGCTCTCGCCGCCTCAAGACCACCCGGGCCTGATCCAATCACTACAACTTTTTGCGGTTTCACATTGGGATCCATTTCGTATTCCAATTCATTGACGGCTTGGGGATTAACAAGACAGGAAACAGATTTATCTATAAAGGCATGGTCCAAACAGGATTGGTTGCATGCGATACATGTGTTGATCCGATCTGACATACCTGTCCGTATTTTTTTTACTATAAACGGATCTGCGAGAAACGGTCTCGCCATGGAAATTATATCAGCCTGATTATTATCAAAAATTCTTTGTGCAGTGATCGGATCGTTTACTCGGTTAGATGCAATGATAGGAATGCCGGGAGTTTTTTCTTTGATTCGTCCCGCAATATTTGCCCAGGCTCCTCTTGGAACTAATTGGCTGATAGTAGGGATTCTTGATTCATGCCAACCGATCCCAATATTCAAAGCGGATACACCTTCTTGGTGTAATGTTTTAGCAAGAGTACATACTTCTTCAAAAGTTGGGTTTCCTGGGATGAGATCGATTCCGGACATTCTGAAAATGATCGGAAAACCTTCCGGAAGATTTTTTTTGACTGCTCGTAAAACTTCAACAGCCATGTTCATTCGCCTTTTGGAATCTCCTCCAAAATGATCGTCCCTATGATTCGTTACAGGGGAGAAGAACTGGTTAATGAGATATCCTTCGCTTCCCATAATTTCCACAGCTCCAAATCCGGTTTCTCTCGCGAGCTTTGCTGCGATCCCGAAATCTTCTGCGGTTTTCCAACATTCTTCTTCTGTAAGAGCCCTAGGAACATATCTATTGATCGGAGCGCGGAGGGCAGAAGGGCCTACACAGTTTCTATCGAACGCATAACGTCCTGCGTGGAATAGTTGAGCACACATCGTTCCGTTTCCATTTAAAAGAGCATTCATCTCCTGTAATTCGGATGCGTGTTCTTCTTTCTGTATATTGAAGAAGTGTTTGGATCCTCTTCCTTCTTCATTCACACTGATTCCACCGGTGACTATGAGGCCGACTCCTCCTTCAAATCGTTTTCCGTAGAATGCAGCCATTCTTTCTGCGGTTCCAGTTTTGCCTTCGAGTCCGAGGTGCATGGATCCCATTACGAATCGATTCGGAAGAGTAAAACTTCCTATATTGATGGGTTGAAAAGCCTTTTCCATGATACAATTCTCCGATAAGTTTACGTATTATAGCTATTATTTACCAGTGGTAATATAAATAATATAAGAATCAAGATTTAAATTACCACTGGTAAATATATTCTTGCAAAGAATGGTAGCTGGCGAGAATCGTTGGTATGCCCGTAAAGAATAAACGCCGCCAACTGCAGGGACCGGGAAGGCCGTTTAAAAAAGACAAGATTACTGTCAGAGAGGATCTTATATTCGCGGGTACTGAATTATTAAAAACAACTCCTCTCGAAGAGATTTCTTTGCGAAAAGTTGCAGCGCTTGCAGGTGTAAGTCATGCTGCATCTTATCATCATTTCGAAAGTAAAAACGCTTTGCTTGCCGCTATTGCAGAAAGAGGATTTCAAAAATATTTCTCCGAGTATCAGAGAGAGTTAGAAAAAACGGATAATGATTTTATAGGACGTTTCCAAGCTCTTGGTTGGACCTATATTCAGTTTATTTTGAATAATCAGCAATTTGCCAGGATCATGTTCGGCGGTGTCGATTTAAAATTGCATCCTACATTGTCCGCTGTTTCGAGAAGAACGTATCGACAATTGCATGAGATCATACGTATGGGGCAGAGATTGGGAGCAATCAAAGTAGGCCAAACACGTGAGAAAACTGTGGCCTCCTGGTCTATGATTCACGGAATCGCGATGCTCTTTTTGGAAGGAAGAATAAAGCCTCAAAAGAACAAAGAGGAAATGAAAAAATTTGTCCTCTCTGTGATAGAGTGCGCATATACAGGAATGACACTACCACCTCATGCAGAAGAATAGTTTCTAAATTTCTAATGTGATACATCTCCCTACAATTTTCAGGCGGAGAGAATCTCATATTCGGATAGATTGATCTTTCTGGTCTTATAAGAATATTCGTAAGTGTGGCCAGGCCAATTATTCGTGTTCTTACCGGAAGAATTGATATACCAGTTATTACACCCGGTATCCCAAACGAATTTATCGAATTTTTTATTTAAAGATGCATTATAATTTTGCATGCTACGAACTTTGGGGATCAATGCTTTAATCCCTTTTTTATTCATTTCATTTAAAGCAGAAATGATATAACGAACTTGGGATTCTATCATATATACGATAGAATTGTGAGCTAGGTTTGTGTTCGGTCCGTATAAAATATAGAAGTTCGGAAAACCTGCAACAGTCACACCTAAATAAGCCTCTGCACCATTTTTCCAAACTTCATTCAGATCCTGGTTGTTTGTTCCTTTTACTTTCATAGGAGAAAGAAACTCAGTGGCCTTAAATCCAGTTCCGAAAACGATCGTATCAAATTTTTGGAGACCTTCTTTGGTTATGATTCCGTCCGAATTTGCTTCCTGGATAGATTCAGAAAGAACTTTTGTATTCGGTTTTGCTAATGCTTCGTAATAATCGTTAGAAAGAAGGATACGTTTACATCCTGCTGGATAATCTGGGGTTAAAATTTTGCGTAATTCCGGATCCTTGACGAACTTTTTCATATGAGAAAGACTCATCCATTTTACGATCTGATTTGCATGATTGTTCTTTTGGAATGCGATCATTCTGATTTCGTTCCAAATATAGATCTGGAATCTATGCAATAGCCTAAGCCCGGGAAGATACTTAAATAAGAACTTTTCAAAACCCCAATATTTGCGGTCCGGTTTAGGAACCACCCAAGGCGCAGTTCTTTGAAAGACTGTCACTTCTGCTCCTTGGTTTACGATCTGAGGAATAAATTGGATGGCACTCGCACCTGTTCCGATCGCAGCTACCTTCTTCCCTGAAAAATTATAAGAAGGATCCCAATTCGCAGAATGGAATATTCTACCTTTAAAACTCTCTAAACCTTTGATCGAAGGAAGAGCAGGGCGATTTAATTGTCCTACTGCTGAAATAAAAACATCATGGTCTAAGGTTTCATTTTGAGAAGTTTTGATCTTCCAGACTCTGGAAGAATCGTCCCAATCGGCTGATTGTATCTCGATACCAAATCGAATATGAGGAAGTACCCCGTATTTTTCGGCACAATGTTTTAAGTAGGAAAGTATTTCAGGCTGGGCGGAATATTTTCTAGGCCAATTTGCATTCGGCTCGAAAGAAAAAGAATAAAGATGAGAAGGAACATCGCATGCCGCTCCCGGATAAGTGTTTTCTCTCCAAGTTCCTCCTACAGAATTTGATTTTTCATAAATTACGAAATTATGAAATCCGTTTTTCTTGAGTTGTATTGCGGCACATAAGCCGCCGAAACCCGTACCAACAATCGCAATAGAGATTGATTTTTCTTTTTTGTTTTGTGATCGCATGGTCTGCAAACTCCGGATAAATGTTATGAACAAATGTTCACAATATTGGATCATTTAGATTTCGACTTATGCGCATCATTGAAAGGAAAATCATTCTAGCAAGTCGATTTTTAGGACTATAATTGTATCGAACCTTGTTAAATATCAATCATAGGTTTATTTTTGAGGAGAAGGAAGAAAGATACGGATCATCGCCTCCTTAGAATTGAGAAACTCCAATGTCAAAGAACCGTGGAAAATTCTCAAAAGTGCACTATGTATTTTTAGTCCTTGGCCGGAAGAACCTATCGATGTATGGTCTTTTCCTATTTCATTTTTGATCTGGATAGATAATCCGTTTTCATATTGAATATGAATCAGGATCTCAGATCGAACTTCTCCGGAATATTTTACTGCATTACGTAAGGATTCTCTGAATGCGTAATATAAAACTTCCTGCACTTCGGGAGGGTAGTTTTCCGTTTGAAAATTTGTAATTGGATCTATTTCCCAAATTAAATTAAAATCTTTTGCCTCTACAGCCTGTAGTTTTTGTAGCATCGGAATTAATCCGATCCTGGAAATTTCCAAGCCGGTATCGGACATTTCTCTCAATAAGGAAGATATTCTTTTATGAAGACTCGTAAGAGAATTTGCATATTCTAAATTAAGACTCCCTGATTTGTCGTTGGAAATTTCTAAAATAAGAGAATGGATCTCCGGAAGTATTTCATCGTGAAGGATCTGCCTGGTTTTTTGGTCGGAAAGTCTTTGTTCTTGTATCTTCTTTCTTTGAAGTTCTTCTAGAATATTTCCGGTTTCTTCTAAAAATAAAGAATGTACGAGCCAGGTGCCCGTGATTCTTGCGATCTCGATCTCTTCTTCTGCAAATAATCCTCCGTTTTCTTTTTGGCCCAAGATTAAATAGGCATTTCCGGAAAGAACACTCTCTATTTTTACTCGGATTACAAAACCTGAGAACTGATCCTTGTCTAAGTATTGAATATTGGAATTTTCCGAATTGAAATCTACTTTAGAAAAATCAAATGTTCCTTGCGAAGTGTCTTCAGGATAATAAATATTCGTATCGGAAATATAGGGGATTTTTCCTTGGAAAATGAGAGCGGCCTTGGTTGACTCTAACACATCTTTGCATAAATATCCGAAAGAAAGTTTTACAGAACCGGAAGATAAGATCTTTTTTAACACTTTATTTTGCTTCGAACTTACTTGTTTGTTCTTTCGTATCGTAAAAAAACGAGAGAGAAAAAAGGAATAGGAAAATACGACAAATATCTCGGCTCTTGGATATCCAAGTTTCGCGAAAACAAAATAGGATAAAAAAAGTGCAAAAGAAATATAAACGGAATTTTTCCATTCTTGTTTTAAACTGATCTTAGGTAGGATTCTTCCCGTAAGTATTTCATAAGAAGTTAAGGCCCAGCCCAAAACCAAAATAGAAATACAAATCAACCCTTGGATACAAATTACGAATCCATAAAAGTATTCGGGCTCTTTTTCCGCTTTTAAGATCAAATTTTCTATAATCCCAAATTCTTCTCCGACGAATAAAACGGAAACTATCAAAACCACTCCTAATAGAGAAAATCCGATTAGTTTTAAGAAAGGGACCGCTTTTTGTCTTCCCAACTCCGAAAGACTATTGTCTGAAATTTTGAATAGAAATAAGCCAAGTAATGAAAGAGAAACACAGGAGAAAATATAAATTAAATAAGCTGATTTGAATGAAAAAGGTACAAATTTCCAATATTCAAATAAACTGATATTCCAAGTTTTGCCCGGGTTATAGATGAGCAAAATTGAGATAGCGATCAGTTGGCAAAAGGAGAGAATATAAAATAAGAAAAGAAAAATTCCTTTTTTTCTTAAAAACCCGAAAAACCAAACGATTACAACGAACCATCCAAATGGGATGAGTATCAGTAAGACCAGTCCTGGAAAAAAATATAAGATAGGATAAGAGGATACTACTAAGAATCCATTCTGGCCTAAAATTGCAGAAAAAGAGAATAATAAAGATGAAACAACTAAGGTAAAAATACTAAAATACGCCGCCGCATTTTTCTTTTCTAGATTTGTTCCGGTGGTCGAACCTAACCAAAACAAATTTGTGGAAAGAAAAATGAAAACGGAACAGATTAAGATTTCAAGATCTGTCGTCAATATTAGGCATCCATGGAATCCTTTCTCCCGAAGAATTCCTGTAAAAAATTTTTTCGTCTTCTTCCCATTCTAAAAAACGATTGGATAATACTATGAGTGCAGCTCTCGTACGGGCAACTTTTTCGTCGGAGTTTGTTTCGTTTAATCCCCAGGCAGAGTAGATCTGACCGTTGATCCTACTGATCGTTCTCTTATCTTTAAACCCGAAATGTTGTGCGATCTGTTCGTTACTAAATCCTTTTGCCAACATTTCTGCTACGGATCTTTCGTTTGGTTCTAATACTGCGAGAGGAGAGTTTTCGTCCTTCTCTCTTACTTCGGTGACTCTTGATTCGATTTCAGGATCTATAAAACTTTTTCCGTCATACGCCAATCGAATGAGTGGAACTACCATCTGAGGAAGAAGATAATTTGATTTTCGAACATATGCATAATGACTTAAAATTCCGGAACTTCTAAAAGTCCTGAAGTATTCATCGCTATCTTGAATAGAATAGATGACTACCGGTTTACGCGGGAATTCCTTTCGGATTGAAATAATGGTTTCTATTCCGTTTAATTTTCCTGCAAGTCTTACATCTAAAAGAAGAACGTCGG harbors:
- a CDS encoding FAD-dependent oxidoreductase; this encodes MEKAFQPINIGSFTLPNRFVMGSMHLGLEGKTGTAERMAAFYGKRFEGGVGLIVTGGISVNEEGRGSKHFFNIQKEEHASELQEMNALLNGNGTMCAQLFHAGRYAFDRNCVGPSALRAPINRYVPRALTEEECWKTAEDFGIAAKLARETGFGAVEIMGSEGYLINQFFSPVTNHRDDHFGGDSKRRMNMAVEVLRAVKKNLPEGFPIIFRMSGIDLIPGNPTFEEVCTLAKTLHQEGVSALNIGIGWHESRIPTISQLVPRGAWANIAGRIKEKTPGIPIIASNRVNDPITAQRIFDNNQADIISMARPFLADPFIVKKIRTGMSDRINTCIACNQSCLDHAFIDKSVSCLVNPQAVNELEYEMDPNVKPQKVVVIGSGPGGLEAARASASFGHEVILLEKADELGGQFLFASNIPGKSEFKETLRYFKNELPALGVDIRLNTNCDLKLLEELNPDAIIFATGVKPREFTLPGIDILPAGNYTDYLNGKFKAGKKVAVIGGGGIGVDVAHKLTEENDPSLESYSKKYNISSFTNAVIQPHKSERDVAIFRRSGKHGAGLGPTTFWALKQELEASGVEFFQGLNYKEITKDGLKVTLKNGEEVLYPCDSLVLCVGQEKESSLYESYKSLHPQKQIFIIGGAKDSKGIDAERAFLEGLNAAYSIGKENKVSAIA
- a CDS encoding TetR/AcrR family transcriptional regulator, which translates into the protein MPVKNKRRQLQGPGRPFKKDKITVREDLIFAGTELLKTTPLEEISLRKVAALAGVSHAASYHHFESKNALLAAIAERGFQKYFSEYQRELEKTDNDFIGRFQALGWTYIQFILNNQQFARIMFGGVDLKLHPTLSAVSRRTYRQLHEIIRMGQRLGAIKVGQTREKTVASWSMIHGIAMLFLEGRIKPQKNKEEMKKFVLSVIECAYTGMTLPPHAEE
- a CDS encoding flavin-containing monooxygenase, producing MRSQNKKEKSISIAIVGTGFGGLCAAIQLKKNGFHNFVIYEKSNSVGGTWRENTYPGAACDVPSHLYSFSFEPNANWPRKYSAQPEILSYLKHCAEKYGVLPHIRFGIEIQSADWDDSSRVWKIKTSQNETLDHDVFISAVGQLNRPALPSIKGLESFKGRIFHSANWDPSYNFSGKKVAAIGTGASAIQFIPQIVNQGAEVTVFQRTAPWVVPKPDRKYWGFEKFLFKYLPGLRLLHRFQIYIWNEIRMIAFQKNNHANQIVKWMSLSHMKKFVKDPELRKILTPDYPAGCKRILLSNDYYEALAKPNTKVLSESIQEANSDGIITKEGLQKFDTIVFGTGFKATEFLSPMKVKGTNNQDLNEVWKNGAEAYLGVTVAGFPNFYILYGPNTNLAHNSIVYMIESQVRYIISALNEMNKKGIKALIPKVRSMQNYNASLNKKFDKFVWDTGCNNWYINSSGKNTNNWPGHTYEYSYKTRKINLSEYEILSA
- a CDS encoding ATP-binding protein, encoding MTTDLEILICSVFIFLSTNLFWLGSTTGTNLEKKNAAAYFSIFTLVVSSLLFSFSAILGQNGFLVVSSYPILYFFPGLVLLILIPFGWFVVIVWFFGFLRKKGIFLFLFYILSFCQLIAISILLIYNPGKTWNISLFEYWKFVPFSFKSAYLIYIFSCVSLSLLGLFLFKISDNSLSELGRQKAVPFLKLIGFSLLGVVLIVSVLFVGEEFGIIENLILKAEKEPEYFYGFVICIQGLICISILVLGWALTSYEILTGRILPKISLKQEWKNSVYISFALFLSYFVFAKLGYPRAEIFVVFSYSFFLSRFFTIRKNKQVSSKQNKVLKKILSSGSVKLSFGYLCKDVLESTKAALIFQGKIPYISDTNIYYPEDTSQGTFDFSKVDFNSENSNIQYLDKDQFSGFVIRVKIESVLSGNAYLILGQKENGGLFAEEEIEIARITGTWLVHSLFLEETGNILEELQRKKIQEQRLSDQKTRQILHDEILPEIHSLILEISNDKSGSLNLEYANSLTSLHKRISSLLREMSDTGLEISRIGLIPMLQKLQAVEAKDFNLIWEIDPITNFQTENYPPEVQEVLYYAFRESLRNAVKYSGEVRSEILIHIQYENGLSIQIKNEIGKDHTSIGSSGQGLKIHSALLRIFHGSLTLEFLNSKEAMIRIFLPSPQK